The proteins below come from a single Juglans regia cultivar Chandler chromosome 12, Walnut 2.0, whole genome shotgun sequence genomic window:
- the LOC109010998 gene encoding AP2-like ethylene-responsive transcription factor At1g16060 isoform X2 — translation MAKISVKNTANATSSTNPSNSAATKVKRKRKSVARDSPPQRSSIYRGVTRHRWTGRYEAHLWDKNCWNESQNKKGRQGAYDDEEAAARAYDLAALKYWGQETILNFPLSTYQEELKEMEGQSKEEYISILRRKSSGFSRGVSKYRGVARHHHNGRWEARIGRVFGNKYLYLGTYATQEEAAAAYDMAAIEYRGLNAVTNFDLSRYIKWLRPGNQNSPTNPNDSEPNTNNLEPGLSLVSNQAANSSTTATDMTLADPVLRPRPGAGGSASSALELLFQSSKFKEMLETTSVVDSSPPTSQESEPPRRSFPDDIQTYFDCQDSGNLYAESEDIIFGDLNSIASVPIFDCEHLGP, via the exons ATGGCGAAAATCTCAGTCAAGAACACTGCGAATGCTACGTCGAGTACTAACCCTAGCAACAGCGCCGCAACCAAGGTGAAGCGGAAGCGCAAAAGTGTCGCACGAGACTCTCCTCCACAGCGCAGCTCCATCTACAGAGGCGTCACGAG GCATCGGTGGACTGGTCGTTATGAAGCTCATTTGTGGGATAAGAATTGCTGGAACGAGTCGCAGAACAAGAAAGGAAGAcaag GGGcatatgatgatgaagaagcCGCTGCACGAGCTTATGACCTGGCAGCATTGAAGTACTGGGGACAGGAAACCATCCTCAATTTCCCG CTATCAACCTATCAAGAAGAACTCAAAGAAATGGAGGGGCAATCAAAAGAAGAGTACATTAGTATTTTGAGGAG AAAAAGTAGTGGGTTTTCCCGTGGGGTCTCAAAGTATAGAGGCGTGGCAag ACACCATCACAATGGAAGGTGGGAAGCTCGCATTGGCAGAGTATTCGGCAACAAATATCTCTATCTTGGAACTTATG CTACgcaagaagaagcagcagcagcatatGATATGGCAGCTATAGAGTACCGTGGACTTAACGCTGTTACTAACTTTGATCTCAGTCGCTACATCAAGTGGCTACGTCCGGGTAATCAAAATAGCCCCACTAACCCAAATGACTCTGAACCAAACACTAATAATTTAGAGCCTGGCTTAAGCTTAGTCTCCAATCAAGCAGCCAACTCGAGTACTACTGCAACTGACATGACCCTAGCTGATCCAGTACTAAGGCCGCGGCCTGGTGCTGGTGGCTCTGCATCTTCAGCACTAGAGCTACTATTTCAATCATCTAAGTTCAAGGAAATGCTGGAGACGACATCGGTGGTGGACAGTAGTCCTCCAACGTCGCAAGAGTCAGAGCCACCGCGTCGAAGCTTTCCGGATGATATTCAAACATACTTCGACTGTCAAGACTCTGGAAACTTGTATGCTGAGAGCGAAGACATTATTTTTGGAGACTTGAACTCAATTGCTTCAGTACCAATTTTCGATTGCGAACATCTTGGTCCTTAA
- the LOC109010998 gene encoding AP2-like ethylene-responsive transcription factor At1g16060 isoform X1: MAKISVKNTANATSSTNPSNSAATKVKRKRKSVARDSPPQRSSIYRGVTRHRWTGRYEAHLWDKNCWNESQNKKGRQVYLGAYDDEEAAARAYDLAALKYWGQETILNFPLSTYQEELKEMEGQSKEEYISILRRKSSGFSRGVSKYRGVARHHHNGRWEARIGRVFGNKYLYLGTYATQEEAAAAYDMAAIEYRGLNAVTNFDLSRYIKWLRPGNQNSPTNPNDSEPNTNNLEPGLSLVSNQAANSSTTATDMTLADPVLRPRPGAGGSASSALELLFQSSKFKEMLETTSVVDSSPPTSQESEPPRRSFPDDIQTYFDCQDSGNLYAESEDIIFGDLNSIASVPIFDCEHLGP; the protein is encoded by the exons ATGGCGAAAATCTCAGTCAAGAACACTGCGAATGCTACGTCGAGTACTAACCCTAGCAACAGCGCCGCAACCAAGGTGAAGCGGAAGCGCAAAAGTGTCGCACGAGACTCTCCTCCACAGCGCAGCTCCATCTACAGAGGCGTCACGAG GCATCGGTGGACTGGTCGTTATGAAGCTCATTTGTGGGATAAGAATTGCTGGAACGAGTCGCAGAACAAGAAAGGAAGAcaag TATATCTAG GGGcatatgatgatgaagaagcCGCTGCACGAGCTTATGACCTGGCAGCATTGAAGTACTGGGGACAGGAAACCATCCTCAATTTCCCG CTATCAACCTATCAAGAAGAACTCAAAGAAATGGAGGGGCAATCAAAAGAAGAGTACATTAGTATTTTGAGGAG AAAAAGTAGTGGGTTTTCCCGTGGGGTCTCAAAGTATAGAGGCGTGGCAag ACACCATCACAATGGAAGGTGGGAAGCTCGCATTGGCAGAGTATTCGGCAACAAATATCTCTATCTTGGAACTTATG CTACgcaagaagaagcagcagcagcatatGATATGGCAGCTATAGAGTACCGTGGACTTAACGCTGTTACTAACTTTGATCTCAGTCGCTACATCAAGTGGCTACGTCCGGGTAATCAAAATAGCCCCACTAACCCAAATGACTCTGAACCAAACACTAATAATTTAGAGCCTGGCTTAAGCTTAGTCTCCAATCAAGCAGCCAACTCGAGTACTACTGCAACTGACATGACCCTAGCTGATCCAGTACTAAGGCCGCGGCCTGGTGCTGGTGGCTCTGCATCTTCAGCACTAGAGCTACTATTTCAATCATCTAAGTTCAAGGAAATGCTGGAGACGACATCGGTGGTGGACAGTAGTCCTCCAACGTCGCAAGAGTCAGAGCCACCGCGTCGAAGCTTTCCGGATGATATTCAAACATACTTCGACTGTCAAGACTCTGGAAACTTGTATGCTGAGAGCGAAGACATTATTTTTGGAGACTTGAACTCAATTGCTTCAGTACCAATTTTCGATTGCGAACATCTTGGTCCTTAA
- the LOC109010979 gene encoding tubby-like protein 8 — protein sequence MTGCKRSSMPRQSSYNSLYVNPLNDLRHSRSSSEGGGGVCSTPRIFTDNKENDVPNRKQNEKPAFFGTDKENVVPPNGFGTPKRFTAMKSLSTNGRVLKPSSLQFCMQMNEPEKAFGPKIWDPAESETSSSLNIWDYSDSEAAPASSWSTLPNRSLLCRPLPPDIGRCTCVIVKEASPEGLHGGTLYALYTNEGQGRQNRKLAVAHHKRNNGKSAFTVAQNTKGILSSMDDSFIGAVTSNLMGSRYHIWDQGRRLNALTNQSKSLLAVVRFMPTIATCTGSYRSMMVYIPKHQSMQLKITTQVQHIHGLPKDWEGKVDKVHQLFSRVPHYNKISKQNELDYRDRGRAGLRIQSSVKNFQLTLEENGKQSILQLGRVGKSKYVMDYRYPLTGFQAFCICLASMDSKLCCMV from the exons ATGACTGGTTGCAAGAGATCCTCAATGCCACGGCAATCCTCATACAACTCCCTCTATGTCAACCCTCTCAATGACCTCAGGCACAGCCGCAGCAGCAGTGAAGGCGGTGGGGGCGTCTGCTCAACCCCACGTATATTTACCGACAACAAAGAGAACGATGTGCCCAACAGGAAGCAAAACGAGAAGCCTGCCTTTTTTGGTACTGACAAAGAAAATGTGGTGCCCCCGAATGGGTTTGGTACGCCCAAGCGGTTCACCGCCATGAAGTCTCTCTCCACAAACGGCAGGGTATTGAAGCCATCCTCGCTTCAGTTTTGCATGCAAATGAATGAGCCTGAGAAGGCTTTTGGGCCGAAAATTTGGGACCCTGCCGAATCGGAAACCTCCAGTTCTTTGAATATTTGGGACTACTCAGATTCTGAGGCTGCCCCGGCTTCTTCTTGGTCTACACTGCCTAATAG GTCTTTGTTATGTAGGCCATTACCTCCGGATATAGGAAGGTGTACTTGTGTAATTGTGAAAGAAGCATCGCCGGAGGGACTACATGGGGGTACTCTATACGCTCTTTATACGAAT GAAGGTCAGGGACGACAGAATCGGAAACTAGCTGTTGCCCACCACAAGAGGAATAACGGGAAGTCCGCGTTCACCGTAGCTCAGAATACGAAAGGAATATTGTCTAGCATGGACGATAGTTTTATTGGGGCCGTCACATCTAACCTCATGGGTTCTAGATACCATATTTGGGATCAG GGGAGACGCCTTAATGCCCTAACAAATCAGTCTAAATCACTTCTAGCTGTTGTCAG ATTCATGCCTACAATAGCCACCTGTACCGGTAGTTACAGAAGTATGATGGTATACATACCCAAGCATCAATCCATGCAGCTTAAGATCACAACTCAG GTACAACACATTCATGGACTGCCAAAGGATTGGGAGGGAAAAGTCGACAAAGTTCATCAGCTATTCTCAAGAGTTCCGCATTACAACAAA ATTTCAAAGCAAAATGAGTTAGACTATAGAGACAGGGGTAGAGCTGGACTTAGAATCCAGAGCTCTGTAAAGAATTTCCAGCTAACTTTAGAG GAGAATGGAAAACAATCAATCCTGCAGCTTGGAAGAGTGGGGAAGTCAAAGTACGTGATGGATTACAG ATATCCTTTGACGGGTTTCCAAGCATTTTGCATATGTTTGGCTTCTATGGATTCTAAGCTTTGTTGCATGGTGTAA
- the LOC109010978 gene encoding nudix hydrolase 3 isoform X2, with amino-acid sequence MAQEAHHLQEEHLDVLTESGLKTGISKPRGDIHRDGDYHRAVHVWIFAENTQELLLQRRADCKDSWPGLWDISSAGHISAGDSSLVTAWRELQEELGVILPKDAFEMIFIFLQDCVINDGKFINKEFNDVYLVTTLDPIPLEAFTLQETEVSAVKYISYEEYRSVLAKEDPEYVPYDVNGQYGKLFHIIERRESTVARSLALQKQLRRYAPVSLDAELTGLTDADREALVLLVNAAKVMDTIFYLQVWYSNPALRDWLKEHADASELDKLKWMYYVINKSPWSCLDENEAFLTTADSAIKLLPEATRRVSHWKGLEYRAAFPMLKPPGANFYPPDMDKREFELWKSSLTADQQQDATGFFNIIKRHSEFGLESSLSHDTANITQHLVGSTHDLYIVPFPQEYKPYLKKASELLQKAGDITSSSSLKRLLHSKANALCSNDYYESDIAWMELDSKLDVTIGPYETYEDTLFGYKATFEAFIGVRDDKATAQLKLFGDNLKILEQNLPMESVYKSEDVTAAPIRVIHLLYNAGDVKGPQTVAFNLPNDERIVKDRGTSMVMLKNVSEAKFKHILQPIADVCITKEQQGLVDFESFFTHTICHECCHGIGPHSITLPNGEKSTVRLELQELHSALEEAKADIVGLWALRFLIHQDWLPKSLLESMYVSFLAGCFRSVRFGLQEAHGKGQALQFNWLYDKGAFILHPNETFSVDFSKVEDAVESLSREILTIQAKGDKEAADALLQKYGKMTQPLKIALQKLEDIQVPVDIAPIFPIANKILE; translated from the exons ATGGCTCAGGAAGCTCATCATCTTCAGGAAGAGCACCTCGACGTCCTCACCGAGTCCGGTCTCAAAACCGGCATTTCCAAACCCag gGGTGATATTCATCGAGATGGAGATTACCATCGAGCTGTTCATGTGTGGATTTTTGCCGAAAATACTCAAGAACTTCTTCTCCAGCGTCGTGCTGACTGCAAAGATTCCTGGCCTGGGTTGTGGGATATCTCCAGTGCTGGCCACATATCTGCTGGTGATTCATCGCTTGTGACAGCTTg GAGGGAGCTTCAAGAAGAGCTTGGTGTAATCCTTCCTAAGGATGCATTTgaaatgatattcatttttcttcagGACTG TGTCATAAATGACggaaaattcataaataaagaatttaatgatGTTTACCTGGTTACAACTTTGGATCCAATCCCTCTGGAGGCCTTTACTCTTCAG GAAACAGAAGTCTCTGCGGTTAAATACATTTCTTATGAGGAATATAGAAGCGTACTTGCTAAAGAAGATCCGGAATATGTCCCTTATGATGTAAATGGACAATATGGCAagctttttcatataattgaaCGGAG AGAAAGCACTGTGGCACGCAGTTTGGCTCTACAGAAGCAACTCCGTCGTTATGCTCCTGTTTCACTTGATGCAGAG TTGACTGGGCTTACGGATGCAGACAGGGAAGCTTTGGTTTTACTTGTCAATGCTGCAAAAGTTATGGACACAATATTTTACCTGCAG gTCTGGTATAGTAATCCAGCTTTAAGAGATTGGTTAAAGGAGCATGCTGATGCATCAGAGTTAGACAAGTTAAAATGGATgtattatgtgattaataagaGTCCATG GTCTTGCCTCGATGAGAATGAGGCATTTTTAACAACTGCCGATTCAGCCATTAAGTTGCTTCCTGAGGCCACAAGGCGAGTTAGTCATTGGAAGGGCCTTGAATATAGAGCTGCATTCCCCATGCTGAAACCACCTGGTGCAAACTTCTATCCTCCAGACATGGACAAAAGG GAATTTGAATTATGGAAGAGCAGTCTAACAGCGGATCAACAACAGGATGCAACTGGCTTTTTCAATATTATCAAAAGGCATAGTGAATTTGGTCTGGAATCTTCTTTGTCTCATGATACAGCTAACATAACACAACATTTGGTTGGTTCCACCCATGATCTGTACATTGTTCCTTTCCCTCAAGAGTATAAGCCCTACCTCAAAAAAGCCTCTGAATTACTGCAAAAAGCTGGGGATATTACTAGCTCATCTAG TTTGAAGAGACTGCTGCATAGCAAAGCCAATGCTCTGTGTTCAAATGATTATTATGAGTCAGATATAGCCTGGATGGAGTTG GATTCCAAGCTGGATGTTACTATTGGTCCCTATGAGACATATGAAGATACACTTTTTGGGTACAAg GCTACATTTGAAGCATTTATTGGAGTTCGGGATGACAAAGCAACTGCTCAGCTTAAACTCTTTGGTGATAATTTGAAG ATTCTTGAACAAAATCTGCCAATGGAAAGTGTGTACAAATCTGAAGATGTGACTGCTGCTCCTATTCGGGTCATTCACCTTCTTTATAATGCAGGG GATGTAAAGGGCCCTCAAACCGTTGCTTTCAATTTGCCAAATGATGAGCGTATAGTAAAAGATCGAGGAACATCAATGGTCATGCTTAAGAATGTTTCGGAGGCTAA GTTTAAGCATATTCTTCAACCTATAGCTGATGTTTGCATTACAAAGGAACAACAAGGACTTGTAGATTTTGAATCCTTCTTCACTCACACAATTTGCCATGAGTGTTGCCATGGGATTGGGCCCCATAGCATAACACTTCCAAACGGTGAAAAGTCTACAGTCAGATTG GAACTTCAAGAACTCCACTCAGCTTTGGAAGAAGCAAAAGCTGATATAGTTGGTCTTTGGGCTCTACGTTTCCTAATTCACCAG GATTGGCTTCCCAAGAGTTTGTTAGAGTCCATGTACGTTTCCTTCCTTGCTGGATGCTTCCGTTCAGTACGTTTTGGCTTACAGGAAGCTCATGG GAAAGGACAAGCATTGCAATTTAACTGGCTATATGACAAAGGAGCCTTCATTTTGCATCCCAATGAGACGTTCTCTGTTGATTTTTCTAAG GTTGAGGATGCGGTCGAAAGCCTGAGTAGGGAGATACTCACCATACAGGCAAAAGGTGACAAAGAAGCTGCAGATGCGCTTCTTCAGAAATATGGTAAAATGACACAACCATTAAAGATTGCTCTGCAGAAATTAGAGGACATTCAG GTTCCTGTGGATATAGCTCCCATCTTTCCCATTGCCAACAAAATATTGGAATGA
- the LOC109010978 gene encoding nudix hydrolase 3 isoform X1, producing MAQEAHHLQEEHLDVLTESGLKTGISKPRGDIHRDGDYHRAVHVWIFAENTQELLLQRRADCKDSWPGLWDISSAGHISAGDSSLVTAWRELQEELGVILPKDAFEMIFIFLQDCVINDGKFINKEFNDVYLVTTLDPIPLEAFTLQETEVSAVKYISYEEYRSVLAKEDPEYVPYDVNGQYGKLFHIIERRYRESTVARSLALQKQLRRYAPVSLDAELTGLTDADREALVLLVNAAKVMDTIFYLQVWYSNPALRDWLKEHADASELDKLKWMYYVINKSPWSCLDENEAFLTTADSAIKLLPEATRRVSHWKGLEYRAAFPMLKPPGANFYPPDMDKREFELWKSSLTADQQQDATGFFNIIKRHSEFGLESSLSHDTANITQHLVGSTHDLYIVPFPQEYKPYLKKASELLQKAGDITSSSSLKRLLHSKANALCSNDYYESDIAWMELDSKLDVTIGPYETYEDTLFGYKATFEAFIGVRDDKATAQLKLFGDNLKILEQNLPMESVYKSEDVTAAPIRVIHLLYNAGDVKGPQTVAFNLPNDERIVKDRGTSMVMLKNVSEAKFKHILQPIADVCITKEQQGLVDFESFFTHTICHECCHGIGPHSITLPNGEKSTVRLELQELHSALEEAKADIVGLWALRFLIHQDWLPKSLLESMYVSFLAGCFRSVRFGLQEAHGKGQALQFNWLYDKGAFILHPNETFSVDFSKVEDAVESLSREILTIQAKGDKEAADALLQKYGKMTQPLKIALQKLEDIQVPVDIAPIFPIANKILE from the exons ATGGCTCAGGAAGCTCATCATCTTCAGGAAGAGCACCTCGACGTCCTCACCGAGTCCGGTCTCAAAACCGGCATTTCCAAACCCag gGGTGATATTCATCGAGATGGAGATTACCATCGAGCTGTTCATGTGTGGATTTTTGCCGAAAATACTCAAGAACTTCTTCTCCAGCGTCGTGCTGACTGCAAAGATTCCTGGCCTGGGTTGTGGGATATCTCCAGTGCTGGCCACATATCTGCTGGTGATTCATCGCTTGTGACAGCTTg GAGGGAGCTTCAAGAAGAGCTTGGTGTAATCCTTCCTAAGGATGCATTTgaaatgatattcatttttcttcagGACTG TGTCATAAATGACggaaaattcataaataaagaatttaatgatGTTTACCTGGTTACAACTTTGGATCCAATCCCTCTGGAGGCCTTTACTCTTCAG GAAACAGAAGTCTCTGCGGTTAAATACATTTCTTATGAGGAATATAGAAGCGTACTTGCTAAAGAAGATCCGGAATATGTCCCTTATGATGTAAATGGACAATATGGCAagctttttcatataattgaaCGGAG gtACAGAGAAAGCACTGTGGCACGCAGTTTGGCTCTACAGAAGCAACTCCGTCGTTATGCTCCTGTTTCACTTGATGCAGAG TTGACTGGGCTTACGGATGCAGACAGGGAAGCTTTGGTTTTACTTGTCAATGCTGCAAAAGTTATGGACACAATATTTTACCTGCAG gTCTGGTATAGTAATCCAGCTTTAAGAGATTGGTTAAAGGAGCATGCTGATGCATCAGAGTTAGACAAGTTAAAATGGATgtattatgtgattaataagaGTCCATG GTCTTGCCTCGATGAGAATGAGGCATTTTTAACAACTGCCGATTCAGCCATTAAGTTGCTTCCTGAGGCCACAAGGCGAGTTAGTCATTGGAAGGGCCTTGAATATAGAGCTGCATTCCCCATGCTGAAACCACCTGGTGCAAACTTCTATCCTCCAGACATGGACAAAAGG GAATTTGAATTATGGAAGAGCAGTCTAACAGCGGATCAACAACAGGATGCAACTGGCTTTTTCAATATTATCAAAAGGCATAGTGAATTTGGTCTGGAATCTTCTTTGTCTCATGATACAGCTAACATAACACAACATTTGGTTGGTTCCACCCATGATCTGTACATTGTTCCTTTCCCTCAAGAGTATAAGCCCTACCTCAAAAAAGCCTCTGAATTACTGCAAAAAGCTGGGGATATTACTAGCTCATCTAG TTTGAAGAGACTGCTGCATAGCAAAGCCAATGCTCTGTGTTCAAATGATTATTATGAGTCAGATATAGCCTGGATGGAGTTG GATTCCAAGCTGGATGTTACTATTGGTCCCTATGAGACATATGAAGATACACTTTTTGGGTACAAg GCTACATTTGAAGCATTTATTGGAGTTCGGGATGACAAAGCAACTGCTCAGCTTAAACTCTTTGGTGATAATTTGAAG ATTCTTGAACAAAATCTGCCAATGGAAAGTGTGTACAAATCTGAAGATGTGACTGCTGCTCCTATTCGGGTCATTCACCTTCTTTATAATGCAGGG GATGTAAAGGGCCCTCAAACCGTTGCTTTCAATTTGCCAAATGATGAGCGTATAGTAAAAGATCGAGGAACATCAATGGTCATGCTTAAGAATGTTTCGGAGGCTAA GTTTAAGCATATTCTTCAACCTATAGCTGATGTTTGCATTACAAAGGAACAACAAGGACTTGTAGATTTTGAATCCTTCTTCACTCACACAATTTGCCATGAGTGTTGCCATGGGATTGGGCCCCATAGCATAACACTTCCAAACGGTGAAAAGTCTACAGTCAGATTG GAACTTCAAGAACTCCACTCAGCTTTGGAAGAAGCAAAAGCTGATATAGTTGGTCTTTGGGCTCTACGTTTCCTAATTCACCAG GATTGGCTTCCCAAGAGTTTGTTAGAGTCCATGTACGTTTCCTTCCTTGCTGGATGCTTCCGTTCAGTACGTTTTGGCTTACAGGAAGCTCATGG GAAAGGACAAGCATTGCAATTTAACTGGCTATATGACAAAGGAGCCTTCATTTTGCATCCCAATGAGACGTTCTCTGTTGATTTTTCTAAG GTTGAGGATGCGGTCGAAAGCCTGAGTAGGGAGATACTCACCATACAGGCAAAAGGTGACAAAGAAGCTGCAGATGCGCTTCTTCAGAAATATGGTAAAATGACACAACCATTAAAGATTGCTCTGCAGAAATTAGAGGACATTCAG GTTCCTGTGGATATAGCTCCCATCTTTCCCATTGCCAACAAAATATTGGAATGA